Within the [Enterobacter] lignolyticus SCF1 genome, the region GGATTTTCTGCAAAAACCGGTGGCGCAGGAGCCGCTGCGCGCGGCCATCGCGCGGGGCTACCAGCACTCGCGGCAACGGCTGGAAACCGCACAGGTAAGGCAGCGCTACGCGTCGCTGACGGCAAAAGAAAAGCAGGTGGCGGGGCTGGTGGTGAGCGGGTCGATGAACAAGGACATCGCCGATAAGCTCAGTGTTTCCCTGCGCACCGTTGAGGTCCATCGCGCCAGGGTGATGGACAAAATGGCGGCCGCCAGCCTGGCGGTGCTGGTATCCCAGCTGGATAAGCTGCGGGACGACGACGCGCATCCGGCATAGATCAGAATAAATATCCTCCGGCATAGCCGGAGGTTTTTCAAATGCGCCTGTAAGGCTCTGTTACCAGCCGCGCCCTAACAGGCGCATCGCAATCTGACATTTGCATTCATGGATTACTTACGGCCCGTAAACGGGCTGCCCGGATATGGGATCGATAGCTGCTCTCCCATTTTATCCTCTTCAAGCTGGTGCTTTATGTATTCCTGTATCTTCGCCGTGTTCTTGCCCACCGTATCGACGTAGTAACCACGGCACCAGAACTCTCTGTTTCTGTACTTGAATTTCAGATCGCCAAACTGTTCATAGAGCATCAGGCTGCTTTTCCCTTTCAGGTAACCCATGAAGCCCGATACGCTCATCTTTGGCGGGATTTCCAGAAGCATATGGATATGATCTGCACAGCATTCCGCTTCCAGAATTCGCACGTTCTTCCACTCACATAGCTTCCTTAAGATGTTGCCTATCGCTCTGTGTTTCTCCCCATAGAACACCTGCCTTCGGTATTTCGGCGCAAAAACTATGTGATATTTACAGTTCCATCGCGTGTGCGCTAAGCTCTTTTCGTCCCTCATTGGGACCCCCTTTTGATTTCTTGTTGAACGCTTGCAGTTGCCAGACCGCAACCTGTTTTAACAAATCAAAAGGGGTTTTTAGAACCACTCCAAAGCTGAAAGCTTTACTGAACCCCCAGCCTAGCTGGGGGTTTTCTATGCATAACAAAAAAACCGGCGCGAGGCCGGTTTTCGTCGTCAGATTTTGCAGGCGTCGCCGCAGTCATCATCAGCGACAACGGCCTGCGCCTTTTTGTCGGCCTCGTCCAGACGTTCCGCATTGCGCTCTTGCGCTTCTTCCAGTCCGGCAAACACCAGATTCTCGAGATCAATATCCATCAGTCACCTGCGTGGTTTGAAGTGTGGGGTTCGTCACAGTATAGGGGAAAATGACGGCAGGATACAGCGGGCAGGGCGTGGACAATCAGCGTCTATACTGTTGTTCATTGTCTCATCCGGTATCTGGCTTTCGTGACTGTCTGAAAGAGGAGCGGCTATGGACCCCAAGGAACAAAACGCGGAGGCTAACGGGCGGGGCGCTCTGCCGCCGGGTTTCCTGAGCCTGCAGGAGACGAGTTTCTCCGACCCGGATGATGAAGGCCGGCCCGACAGGATGTGCGTCTGCTTTAGCGATATACATTGCACGGACGGCACGGCAGGCAACCAAAGCGGCGAAGCCGTCGTGTGGGAGAGCTTGTTTAATCGAATCAAAGAGGCCTGCGTACAGCACGACATCAAAGAACTGTACCTGATCTTAGGCGGCGACGTGGTGGATATGATCCGCTCTGCGCAATGGACCATCAACGGCGTCTATCCGTGGGAGCGCAGCAGGCCAGAATTCAGCGTGACCCTGAGAAACATCATGCAGGGCATTATCGACAAACATGCAATAAAACCCGGTCACCATGAGCCGGGCGGATTTTTCTATTGGCTGCAGCAGCTGTATGCCGATTTACCGCACTGTCGGTGCAAAGGGAAAACCAGTCAGGTGACCCATATCCAGACGGTCGTTTTGCTCGGGAATCACGACAAGGAAATTTTGGCCGATGCCGAAACGCTGAGGCTGTTTTACACGCGCTGCCTGGGGCAGCAGGTCTACCCGATGTCGGCGGAATACCGCCGCTGGGTGGGCGAAATGTATTTTGCTGATAAGGACCGCTACCGCGATGCGGACGCTATGCCCTGGCTGCCATTTTATTGGGGAGACCGGGGATTCCGGCTGTTTGTCACCCATGGTCAATGGCGGGACGCCGACAACTGTCGGCGTATTCCTCCGCAGGCCGCTAAGGCGAACCGCGGATGGAAAGTCAGCGACGGCTGGCGCCCCATGACATGGCGGTCCCTGAATTATTCGCCGTTCACCGGCCCTTGTTTTGGCGATACTGTTGCCGCTGGCGCATTGTCCGGGTTTATCTATCGCGCAAAGCAAGGGCTACACCAGATTCAGGACCTTACGCCTGAGGAAGCGCAGATTATGCGGCGGCTGGAGAGAATACTCGACGAACTGGATCTCTATCGCCCGACCTGCGCGGCATTCACTCGGGTTATCGAAGAAACCTGGCGCTTGCGAGCGATGGAATCCTCTCCCCAGGGGGCCAGAGAGGCGGTGGAGAAAGCGCTGCGCGATTCGCTCTATCAGTGGCTGTTCTGGGATTTCACGCTGGAAAGCGCCCGGCCGGCCGTGCGAGCCTTACTGAAGGCCGCCAGGCTGCTGGTGCGGCTTTTGCGGCCTTTTGACGTGCGGGTAGAGCTGGGTTTTATGTACTGCCTGATGCGTGTACTGGCGCTGTTGCAGGACGATGCGCCCACTTACCGAGAAATGCGCCGTTTCCCTGCATTCCTGCAAGATTACCGGGATTATGGCTTTCGGCTTCATTGTGAGGGCCATACGCATTTTCCTCTGCAAGAGGAGCTCTATTTCCGCGGGGAGAAAAAGCGCGCGAGCGGTAAAATCTACAGCTACATCAATTTCGGCGCCTGGCGCGATCAAATTGTCACTGCCCTGAAACGAAAATACCGTCGGCGCGGCGTAGGCCGGGCATTGTATGTGCTCGATTTGACGCCGGACAACGGCGGCGCGCCAGATATGCCGCGCAACGAGCGCCGCTTCTCTTGTTGGGTGGAGGATACGCTTTCGTGGAGCGACGACATGGACAGGCTCTGATCGCTGATACCCCGGCGGAGATAAGATGGCGCGTTATTTAATATCGTAACGGGATCCCGCGCTGTATCTGCAGCAGAAGACCGCGTTCGGTAGTGATATAGCCGCCTTTTCTCAGCTCGGCGAGGATCTTCATAATGCTGCTGCGCGACAGAAACGTTCGGGTCTGGATATAGGCCGCCGCCGTGATGTTCTGGCGCAGCTCGGGCGTCTCCTGCATCAGCTCATACAGCTGGGAGCGAATAATGTCATATGAGCTGGCGGCGGTGATGCGCGTGCAGTGATCGTAGACTCTTCCCGCGGTATAGATAAGCAGGTGCGCCAGGCTCTCCCACAGATTTTGCCCGGCGATAATTGCGTTGGCCGTCTTCAGGGGCAGGCTGGCGATGCGTGAACGCTCCAGCGTGCGCATATGAATATTATCGGCGGTGGCGAACTGGTTGCTCAGCCCAAAAGCGAAGGGGGCGGTTTCGGAATTCATCATCAGACCATCATGAGTGCGAAACAGGGCGACAGTCCCTGCAAGGAGTAAATAGCATTTACGAGAATTATCTTTTTCGTAGTTGATAATCTGTCGGTTGTTTGTTTCAAAAATGTTGCATTTAGATTCAAGGTGCGAGATTAAATTTTCTATATGCGGTATAGGTTTATGTGCAAGAGCATCATACATTCTTGTTTGCACGATGTTTTTTACTTCAGGCATAAATATCTCACTTCTACAGGAAAATAAACTATCTATAATTCAGTCTGTTCAATGCCGTGATTATCGACCATTTATTCTCAAACAGTGAGCACAACAAGCGGTGTAAAATTACACCGAAAAATCACTTGAGATTATGTGTGTATTCATATGAAAATTCATTTCAGTAGAAACAATACTGCATAAGCTGCAGGTGTATTATGCGTAGTATTGTTATTACGCCGAGTTTCTGATGATGAAGCGAAAACCCTCCATAAGTAAATACGATTAAATAATACTTATCGTGTCGACTGCCTGTGGGGGAATAAGAACTAAGGAAATGGTATGATAAATAATAATATGATTACGGCTACTATTGTGGCCAGTGCGGTGCTGTGCCTGACAACTGCGAATGCCGCCGACGGAACGATTAATTTCACCGGTGAGATTATCGATCAGGCATGCGCGGTGGATATTGGCAGCAATAACACGATGTCGGTTGATATGGGCCGCATTGCCCGTACCTCTTTTCAGAGCGCCGGCGATGAATCTGACTCGACGAAATTCACCATCAAACTGATTAACTGCCCGGCGACGGTGACGTCGGCGAAGGTTAAGTTCGATGGCGCGAACGACCAGAACAATAGCGATCTGCTGGCCATCACCCAGGGCGCCAGCTCGGCCGACGGCGTGGCGATTAAGCTGATGACGGCGGATAAAACGCTGCTGGGTCTCAACCAGGTCAATAGCTACAGCTACCCGCTGGTGAGCGCCGCTGACAACAATCTCGATTTCTACGCGGCCTATAAATCTACCCAGACCGCCGTTACCGCCGGTCTGGCGAATTCGGTAGCCAGCTTTACGGTCAATTACAACTAAGCCGTGGGCCGGGCAGCAGAACGGGGCCGCCGCCCGGCCCCTTGACCAGGAGGATGCAATGAAGGTTTTTTCCGGCGCGACAGCAGGCGCGCTGCTGATTCTCGCGACGCTCTCTGCGGCTCGCGCTGGCGTGATTATTGGCGGTACGCGCGTAATTTATGAAGGTGATAAAAAGGAGGCGGCCTTAAGCATCAGCAACCCGGACACGCTGCCTTATCTTATTCAGTCGTGGATCGAAACGCCTGAGCCTGGAGGACGTAAAGCGCCGTTTATTATTACGCCGCCGCTCTACCGGCTGGATAAAGGCCAGCAGAATGTCATGCGTATAGTAAAAACCGGGCAGCTGCCCGAGGATAAAGAATCATTATTCTGGCTGAGCATTAAGTCTATTCCTTCGGTGGCGCCACGCGATAATACGCTGCAAATAGCGGTGAAAACACGCATTAAGCTTATTTACCGTCCGCAGACGCTGCGTAATACCGGGCCGGAAGAGCAGGCTGGTCTGCTGAAATGGCAGCGTGTCGGTAATCGCCTGCAGGTTATGAACCCTTCAGCTTATTATATTAACTTCAGCGAAATACGCGTGTCGGGGAAAAAACTGGACGATGTCACCTTTGTGGCCCCGCGGTCTTCGGCTTCCTTTTTATTACCGCCGGGAATATCGCCTGGCAGCCTGAATTTTAAAATCATCAATGACTATGGCGGAATAGGGGACGCGCATGACGCCAGGTTGTAGATAAAGCAGCAGCCGCGATAGCGAACCAACAATAATAGCGGCTATCGACATGGAGTTTACAGTGAATGAGAGCATTGAAGCGAACCGCCCGTTTTCGCCAGTCCAGGCTTGCCCTGGGTATTGCCCTGGCCATATCGCCGCCGATCCCAGAGGCCGAAGGTCGGGATTTCTTTAACCCTGCATTACTGGAGCTGGATAATCCGGCGATGAAAGGGGCCGATCTCTCCGCTTTTGAACGCGGCGCGCAGGCGCCGGGAATTTACCACGTCGATATCATCATTGATGAACAGCTGGTGGATACACGGGATATCGCCTTTTACGTCGTTAAGGACGACGCCGGAGAGCCGCAGCTGGCGCCCTGCTTATCCGTCGCGCTGCTGCAAAGCTATGGCGTCAAAACCGCGCAGTTTCCCGGGCTCAGCGTCGCCGGAGACTGCGCGAATTTTGCGGCTATCC harbors:
- the ttrR gene encoding tetrathionate respiration response regulator TtrR, encoding MIHLVDDDEAVTDACRFLLAAMGYEVQCWNNSGAFLAQAGLHQEGVALLDMRMPPPDGHAIFAHLRRERSTLAVVFLTGHGDVGMAVEEMKLGAVDFLQKPVAQEPLRAAIARGYQHSRQRLETAQVRQRYASLTAKEKQVAGLVVSGSMNKDIADKLSVSLRTVEVHRARVMDKMAAASLAVLVSQLDKLRDDDAHPA
- the tnpA gene encoding IS200/IS605 family transposase yields the protein MRDEKSLAHTRWNCKYHIVFAPKYRRQVFYGEKHRAIGNILRKLCEWKNVRILEAECCADHIHMLLEIPPKMSVSGFMGYLKGKSSLMLYEQFGDLKFKYRNREFWCRGYYVDTVGKNTAKIQEYIKHQLEEDKMGEQLSIPYPGSPFTGRK
- a CDS encoding metallophosphoesterase, whose product is MDPKEQNAEANGRGALPPGFLSLQETSFSDPDDEGRPDRMCVCFSDIHCTDGTAGNQSGEAVVWESLFNRIKEACVQHDIKELYLILGGDVVDMIRSAQWTINGVYPWERSRPEFSVTLRNIMQGIIDKHAIKPGHHEPGGFFYWLQQLYADLPHCRCKGKTSQVTHIQTVVLLGNHDKEILADAETLRLFYTRCLGQQVYPMSAEYRRWVGEMYFADKDRYRDADAMPWLPFYWGDRGFRLFVTHGQWRDADNCRRIPPQAAKANRGWKVSDGWRPMTWRSLNYSPFTGPCFGDTVAAGALSGFIYRAKQGLHQIQDLTPEEAQIMRRLERILDELDLYRPTCAAFTRVIEETWRLRAMESSPQGAREAVEKALRDSLYQWLFWDFTLESARPAVRALLKAARLLVRLLRPFDVRVELGFMYCLMRVLALLQDDAPTYREMRRFPAFLQDYRDYGFRLHCEGHTHFPLQEELYFRGEKKRASGKIYSYINFGAWRDQIVTALKRKYRRRGVGRALYVLDLTPDNGGAPDMPRNERRFSCWVEDTLSWSDDMDRL
- a CDS encoding winged helix-turn-helix transcriptional regulator, with translation MPEVKNIVQTRMYDALAHKPIPHIENLISHLESKCNIFETNNRQIINYEKDNSRKCYLLLAGTVALFRTHDGLMMNSETAPFAFGLSNQFATADNIHMRTLERSRIASLPLKTANAIIAGQNLWESLAHLLIYTAGRVYDHCTRITAASSYDIIRSQLYELMQETPELRQNITAAAYIQTRTFLSRSSIMKILAELRKGGYITTERGLLLQIQRGIPLRY
- a CDS encoding fimbrial protein; this encodes MNNNMITATIVASAVLCLTTANAADGTINFTGEIIDQACAVDIGSNNTMSVDMGRIARTSFQSAGDESDSTKFTIKLINCPATVTSAKVKFDGANDQNNSDLLAITQGASSADGVAIKLMTADKTLLGLNQVNSYSYPLVSAADNNLDFYAAYKSTQTAVTAGLANSVASFTVNYN
- a CDS encoding fimbrial biogenesis chaperone; its protein translation is MKVFSGATAGALLILATLSAARAGVIIGGTRVIYEGDKKEAALSISNPDTLPYLIQSWIETPEPGGRKAPFIITPPLYRLDKGQQNVMRIVKTGQLPEDKESLFWLSIKSIPSVAPRDNTLQIAVKTRIKLIYRPQTLRNTGPEEQAGLLKWQRVGNRLQVMNPSAYYINFSEIRVSGKKLDDVTFVAPRSSASFLLPPGISPGSLNFKIINDYGGIGDAHDARL